In one window of Gossypium hirsutum isolate 1008001.06 chromosome A01, Gossypium_hirsutum_v2.1, whole genome shotgun sequence DNA:
- the LOC107917117 gene encoding transcription factor MYB63, with protein MGKGRAPCCDKDKVKRGPWSPQEDLRLITFIQKHGHENWRALPKQAGLLRCGKSCRLRWINYLRPDVKRGNFSKEEEETIIRLHETLGNKWSKIASHLAGRTDNEIKNVWNTHLKKRLAPKNGKIPQNDQSKETCMVSSSCSSITFVSSPCGKRNLEVELEQQWHEGSPSKKPREGFPVSDKAEDFKTEVPSHNSGPFEEPKEFPSSSISSSNSNITNSSQVNVPNPENHGDSLLNFIGVYDWENNTSEEVNKPEILNNAFDIPLESDSDFWDMLDSLGSFQPDEIQSNEVEGNQSPDFGEEYSKENENNKWLQYLEIELGLEVTKNENHNNLSNTAAEPLVPEMYDMLLKP; from the exons ATGGGGAAAGGAAGAGCTCCGTGTTGCGATAAAGACAAAGTGAAGAGAGGTCCATGGAGTCCCCAAGAGGACTTGAGGCTTATCACTTTTATTCAGAAACATGGCCATGAAAACTGGAGAGCTCTCCCTAAACAAGCCG GGCTACTGAGATGTGGAAAGAGTTGCCGTTTAAGATGGATTAATTACCTGAGACCAGATGTCAAAAGAGGGAACTTCAgcaaagaggaagaagaaactaTAATAAGATTACATGAGACTTTGGGAAATAA GTGGTCCAAAATTGCATCACATTTAGCGGGAAGAACCGACAATGAGATAAAGAATGTGTGGAACACTCATTTGAAAAAGAGATTGGCTCCAAAGAATGGGAAGATTCCTCAAAATGATCAATCCAAAGAAACTTGTATGGTCTCATCATCATGCTCTTCCATTACATTTGTGTCATCACCATGTGGCAAAAGAAACTTAGAGGTTGAACTTGAGCAACAATGGCATGAAGGGTCTCCAAGCAAAAAGCCCAGAGAGGGATTTCCTGTATCAGACAAAGCAGAAGACTTCAAAACTGAGGTACCAAGCCATAACAGCGGACCATTTGAGGAACCAAAAGAGTTTCCAAGTTCATCAATCTCTTCCAGCAACTCCAACATCACCAATTCCAGTCAGGTTAATGTTCCAAACCCGGAAAATCATGGAGATTCACTGTTAAACTTCATTGGAGTTTATGATTGGGAGAACAACACATCAGAGGAAGTGAACAAACCAGAGATCCTAAATAATGCATTTGATATCCCATTGGAGTCTGATTCagacttttgggacatgttggatAGCTTAGGATCATTCCAGCCTGATGAGATCCAATCAAATGAAGTTGAAGGCAACCAGAGCCCAGATTTTGGAGAAGAATAcagtaaagaaaatgaaaataacaaGTGGTTGCAGTACTTGGAAATTGAACTTGGTCTGGAAGTAACCAAAAATGAAAATCATAACAATTTGTCAAACACCGCTGCTGAGCCACTGGTTCCTGAGATGTATGACATGCTACTGAAGCCATAA